The Flavobacterium faecale genome has a segment encoding these proteins:
- a CDS encoding alpha/beta hydrolase — MKKNVIIFMSLLVWCSTMAQDKVVKLYDQVPNSKQTSGYVESADTAADGNIRIKNITNPEMLVFYPKKGKSNGTAVVICPGGGYGIVSMTNEGYSIANKLNENGITAFILKYRLPSDEIMVDKTIGPLQDAQQALKLVRENATEYHIDANKVGIMGFSAGGHLASTAGTHFNQVVIDNPKNTNLRPDFMVLVYPVISFGEFQHKGTRVHLIGNNPSEEEIKLYSNELHVTKESPMTFLVHAADDKAVPYQNSMLFYSKLIQEGVKGELHVYQAGGHGFGLNNRTTKASWFDSMLSWLEANKMIP, encoded by the coding sequence ATGAAAAAAAATGTAATTATTTTCATGTCGCTATTAGTATGGTGTAGTACAATGGCGCAAGATAAAGTTGTAAAATTATACGATCAGGTTCCAAACAGTAAGCAAACGTCAGGTTACGTTGAAAGTGCTGATACGGCTGCAGATGGTAATATACGAATAAAAAATATTACAAATCCTGAGATGCTAGTTTTTTATCCAAAAAAAGGCAAATCCAATGGAACAGCAGTGGTTATTTGTCCTGGAGGTGGTTATGGCATTGTGTCGATGACGAATGAAGGATATTCGATTGCAAACAAATTAAACGAAAACGGAATTACCGCTTTCATTTTAAAGTACCGTTTGCCATCAGATGAAATTATGGTTGACAAAACGATAGGTCCGTTGCAAGACGCACAGCAAGCCTTGAAATTGGTTAGAGAAAATGCTACAGAATACCACATTGATGCCAATAAGGTTGGTATTATGGGGTTTTCCGCAGGAGGGCATTTGGCTTCGACAGCAGGAACTCATTTTAATCAAGTGGTGATAGATAACCCTAAGAATACCAATTTGCGTCCGGATTTTATGGTTTTGGTTTATCCTGTGATTTCTTTTGGGGAGTTTCAGCACAAGGGAACAAGAGTACATTTGATTGGTAACAACCCATCAGAAGAGGAAATAAAATTATATTCCAATGAATTGCACGTAACTAAGGAAAGTCCAATGACTTTTTTGGTTCATGCTGCAGATGATAAAGCGGTACCGTATCAAAATAGTATGCTTTTCTATTCCAAGTTAATTCAAGAAGGAGTAAAGGGCGAGTTGCACGTGTACCAAGCAGGTGGTCATGGGTTTGGTTTGAATAATAGAACCACCAAAGCTTCTTGGTTTGACTCCATGCTTTCTTGGTTAGAAGCAAATAAGATGATTCCGTAG
- a CDS encoding hybrid sensor histidine kinase/response regulator transcription factor, translating into MFYKILRTLVFTLFALQLQAQVDQLNYSKNISISNGLAHNGVTAILEDSKGYIWIGTYDGLNRYDGYEFSIYKNSVDTDVLVNNRIRTLAEDKKGNLWIGTDEGISIFNYTKEKFTTLFSNSLLKKGATGPIVRKVLFNDSKKVVVCATERKGILIFNEDYSFNHQYIPLFKKRNANVSFFDGIALDDSNYIFSTSIGLITFNLSTKKFTRIGQGKISFSKSIVKLSSSKILATLAHGVAVINFKANPKGSSFQVTHTDLDSYEFVTTSLDRVGNLWLGTATDGFIRIKNAALLADQKKYKISDFNLAPNLFRTSCFAPLKNSCWVGSFNKGVFKFDLDENPFKYYNKSENQAYGLASNEVMTLNAIDNDRVYISTIQGGLSLFNTKSSQFEPLPFQLSSSESSRVGAIYVDSKKNLWLKDAKRGLFRVKHGSNQLTFVEAKNLVNFNTDAVKLMVEDQVGNLLVGGSDDFYRFNLDANQNVINVERLNDNPYFKELKISLVRAIYPDPLYKNILWIGTNADGLFRLDFSKNKSLKNVKIERFTNDKNNKKSLPSSFVTSIIRLPNKELWVGTERGGICKVENSDKDPEFISFSEKQGLSNNVVKSMVFDGKQSLWVTTNIGLNKFDIVEHRFQKFSTSDGLPFENFNYGVARLKNGSIVLGGFDGICYFDPKKLPSREKLPRLELGELKIFNNAVKAGDTLNDRVLMTKRLSDLSELELNYNENAFSIGVTSLHFSTQSNHFIKYQLLPINKEWIEIPSDQRNIYFNGLPPGEYVLKVKASNTLNRWTKSKELKIIIDPPFWKTSWAYIFYYLTVIVGGYFALHFILRMQRLNHNIQIEELERNNIKEINAAKLRFFSNISHEIKTPLTLISGPVETLYARFKNNPEVEETLKIVQKQSHKISKLLDQVHDFQKADANLLKMNYSYFNFNVFVNELLSEYQFLAQMEHKVIDAVSETDKVYVYADKDKLEKIFNNLLTNAFKYTKENDSIQIRFHAVANDLFISVIDKGRGIDAEDLPHVFERFYQSKKKENIYIGGSGIGLAFSKQLVEMHYGYIDAESEIGLGTTINVKLPIVHTEYTEDQSEIEYELLSAEQMVKHSFSFSSIDYKTLQFDKSFADAKIFIAEDNADLRNYISSTLSKFMNIAVFVNGAECAEALDSTWPDLVLSDVLMPELNGFDLCKRIKSDIKTSHIPVVLLTACTTIDDQVKGLIDGADAYIQKPFNMQYLLSTIESILRNRKQLRERFQIELPLTLTTKDNSNDNVFLEKLYSLMAENLDNQDLDLDHFAKDLYLNRTHFYQKVKTLTNCTPFELLKAYRLKKAAEFLVEGKLSVNEVYMMTGFKSRTHFSKLFKEKYDSTPGKYATEMVSKYSGSKDADPS; encoded by the coding sequence TTAGAAAAGTACTTTTTAACGATTCCAAAAAAGTAGTAGTTTGCGCCACAGAGCGTAAAGGTATTTTGATTTTCAACGAAGATTATTCTTTTAATCATCAGTATATTCCATTATTCAAAAAACGTAATGCAAATGTTTCTTTTTTTGACGGAATAGCATTAGACGATTCAAATTACATTTTTTCAACTTCCATTGGTTTGATTACTTTTAATCTTTCAACCAAAAAATTCACTAGAATAGGTCAAGGAAAAATCAGTTTCAGTAAATCTATCGTAAAGTTAAGTAGTAGCAAAATCTTAGCAACGCTTGCGCATGGGGTAGCCGTAATAAATTTTAAGGCAAATCCAAAAGGTTCTTCTTTTCAGGTTACACATACCGATTTGGACTCTTATGAATTTGTTACAACCTCACTCGATCGCGTAGGGAATCTATGGTTGGGAACCGCTACAGATGGTTTTATTCGAATAAAGAATGCTGCACTCCTTGCAGATCAAAAAAAGTATAAAATTTCTGATTTTAATTTGGCGCCCAATTTATTCAGAACAAGTTGTTTTGCTCCCTTGAAAAACAGTTGTTGGGTTGGTAGTTTTAATAAAGGTGTTTTTAAATTTGATTTGGATGAAAACCCATTCAAGTATTATAATAAAAGTGAAAATCAAGCTTACGGACTAGCATCCAATGAGGTTATGACCTTGAATGCAATTGATAATGATCGAGTATATATATCCACTATTCAAGGTGGATTATCCTTATTTAATACCAAATCCAGTCAATTTGAACCCCTGCCTTTTCAGCTTTCGAGCTCAGAATCTAGTCGTGTGGGAGCAATATATGTCGATTCAAAAAAGAATTTATGGTTGAAAGATGCCAAAAGAGGCTTGTTTAGAGTAAAGCATGGTAGTAATCAACTCACCTTTGTGGAGGCAAAAAATCTAGTTAATTTTAATACCGATGCCGTAAAATTAATGGTTGAAGATCAAGTTGGGAATTTACTTGTTGGCGGGTCTGATGATTTTTACCGTTTTAATTTAGATGCTAATCAAAACGTGATTAATGTAGAGAGACTCAATGATAACCCTTATTTTAAGGAGCTAAAGATTTCTCTGGTTCGAGCAATCTATCCTGATCCTTTGTACAAAAATATTTTATGGATTGGTACAAATGCCGATGGATTATTCAGACTCGATTTTTCGAAAAATAAAAGCTTGAAGAATGTCAAAATTGAACGATTTACCAATGATAAGAATAATAAAAAATCACTTCCTAGTAGTTTTGTAACTTCAATTATCAGACTGCCAAACAAAGAATTATGGGTAGGTACAGAACGTGGGGGGATATGTAAGGTTGAAAATAGTGACAAAGATCCAGAATTTATCTCTTTTAGTGAAAAACAAGGTTTATCAAATAATGTCGTAAAAAGTATGGTATTTGATGGTAAGCAGTCATTGTGGGTTACGACCAATATTGGTCTGAATAAATTTGATATTGTAGAACATCGTTTTCAAAAATTCAGCACCTCTGATGGTTTGCCATTTGAGAATTTTAATTATGGAGTTGCTAGGTTAAAAAATGGTAGTATAGTATTGGGAGGCTTTGATGGTATTTGCTATTTTGACCCTAAAAAGTTACCAAGTAGAGAAAAATTACCCCGATTAGAACTCGGAGAGCTTAAGATTTTTAACAATGCCGTAAAAGCGGGCGATACACTAAATGATCGTGTTTTGATGACTAAGCGATTGAGCGATTTATCAGAATTGGAATTAAATTATAACGAAAATGCTTTCTCAATAGGAGTTACTTCACTGCATTTTTCCACCCAAAGCAATCACTTTATCAAGTATCAATTGTTGCCTATTAATAAAGAGTGGATAGAAATCCCATCAGATCAACGTAATATTTATTTTAATGGTTTGCCTCCTGGAGAGTATGTTCTGAAAGTGAAGGCATCCAATACCTTGAACAGATGGACCAAAAGTAAAGAGCTAAAAATTATAATAGATCCACCTTTCTGGAAAACCTCTTGGGCTTATATTTTCTATTATTTGACCGTCATTGTAGGTGGGTATTTTGCCTTGCATTTTATTTTGAGAATGCAACGATTGAACCACAACATTCAGATCGAAGAATTAGAAAGAAACAATATCAAAGAAATCAATGCAGCCAAGCTCCGCTTTTTTAGTAATATTTCGCATGAAATCAAAACACCATTAACATTAATTTCAGGACCTGTAGAAACCTTGTATGCTCGTTTTAAAAATAATCCAGAAGTTGAGGAAACCTTGAAAATTGTTCAGAAACAGTCTCATAAAATTTCCAAATTACTGGATCAAGTGCATGATTTTCAAAAAGCAGATGCTAATTTGTTGAAAATGAATTATTCCTATTTTAATTTCAATGTCTTTGTCAATGAGTTGCTATCTGAGTATCAGTTTTTGGCACAAATGGAGCACAAAGTAATTGATGCCGTATCTGAGACGGATAAGGTGTACGTGTATGCAGATAAAGACAAACTCGAGAAGATATTTAATAATTTACTAACCAATGCCTTCAAGTATACCAAAGAAAATGATTCGATTCAAATACGCTTTCATGCTGTTGCAAATGATTTGTTTATTTCGGTAATTGATAAAGGGAGGGGAATAGATGCAGAAGATTTACCGCATGTTTTTGAACGATTTTACCAATCCAAGAAAAAGGAAAATATTTATATCGGTGGGTCAGGAATTGGTTTGGCTTTTTCGAAACAATTGGTCGAAATGCATTATGGCTACATTGATGCAGAAAGCGAAATAGGGCTCGGTACGACAATCAATGTCAAATTACCTATTGTACATACGGAATATACCGAGGATCAAAGCGAAATAGAATATGAATTACTGTCTGCTGAGCAAATGGTAAAGCACAGTTTTTCATTCAGTTCTATTGATTACAAAACGTTGCAGTTTGATAAAAGTTTTGCCGATGCAAAAATATTTATAGCGGAGGATAATGCTGATTTACGAAATTACATTTCCTCTACACTTTCTAAATTTATGAATATTGCCGTTTTTGTAAACGGAGCAGAATGTGCTGAAGCATTAGACAGTACTTGGCCAGATTTGGTTTTGAGTGATGTATTGATGCCCGAATTAAATGGTTTTGATTTGTGTAAACGAATCAAATCGGATATTAAAACCAGTCATATTCCTGTAGTTTTGTTGACTGCTTGTACCACTATTGATGATCAAGTAAAAGGGTTGATTGATGGAGCAGATGCTTACATACAAAAGCCATTTAACATGCAATATTTGTTATCTACAATTGAGTCTATTTTACGAAATAGAAAACAATTACGAGAACGTTTTCAAATAGAACTGCCGTTAACATTGACGACAAAAGACAATAGTAACGATAATGTTTTCTTAGAGAAATTATACAGTTTGATGGCCGAAAATTTAGATAATCAAGATCTGGATCTAGATCATTTTGCCAAAGATTTATATTTGAATCGTACGCACTTTTATCAAAAAGTAAAAACGTTGACCAACTGCACACCATTTGAATTATTAAAAGCCTATCGATTAAAAAAAGCTGCTGAATTTTTGGTCGAAGGAAAGTTGTCAGTCAATGAAGTTTACATGATGACTGGTTTTAAAAGTAGGACCCATTTCAGTAAATTATTTAAGGAGAAATACGATAGTACTCCGGGTAAATATGCTACCGAAATGGTTAGTAAATACTCCGGGTCAAAAGATGCTGATCCAAGTTAA